The Pecten maximus chromosome 14, xPecMax1.1, whole genome shotgun sequence genome includes a region encoding these proteins:
- the LOC117341654 gene encoding carbohydrate sulfotransferase 1-like, whose product MKNLRERWKIGFLLLLSVAVLFTFYNYTHIHSNIIAKETGGISSTDKVTNKNEASVEFKKRLNVTGESKDGYQILLLTYLRSGSTFLGDIVQQVPRALYSYEPARHYMARRQSYISLERGTCDFANDSCSRTSKEEYSTIMENIQNFYKCDLHHLHPFLRKGISTISGRKCHREVDQKKCISEMLPYCQSGTRIVKTIRLSMDIVDVLMEKFPNLKVIHLLRDPRGMIVSRMRTITQLHLKQMDMSLSARAVCDRYNRDIRIGQSLEVKYPNRIKTVLYEQIVEKPLETSLRIFKFLGQQPNSNFKSWMSEHISGDNNSSNPLDTHNHAYSTFRTNSSATANAWRSRLKFENVVKIDNECSQLYDYTGYLAVNSSTHLTNLKNSLRKKNAEFP is encoded by the exons ATGAAGAATCTAAGAGAGAGATGGAAGATTGGATTTCTCCTGCTGTTATCTGTAGCCgttttatttacttttt ATAATTATACTCATATACATTCAAACATTATCGCGAAGGAGACGGGAGGAATTTCGAGTACAGACAAAGTCACCAACAAGAATGAAGCATCAGTAGAATTTAAGAAACGCCTTAATGTTACTGGAGAATCAAAAG ATGGGTATCAGATTTTATTGTTGACCTACTTACGGTCAGGCTCCACTTTCCTTGGAGATATTGTTCAACAGGTGCCCAGAGCACTTTACTCGTACGAACCCGCCAGGCATTACATGGCCAGACGACAGTCGTATATATCGCTGGAACGGGGCACGTGCGACTTCGCCAACGATAGCTGCAG TCGCACGTCCAAGGAAGAATACAGCACCATAATGGAAAACATCCAGAACTTTTACAAATGTGATTTACATCATCTACATCCGTTCTTAAGGAAGGGTATATCCACAATTTCAGGACGAAAGTGCCATCGTGAGGTCGATCAGAAAAAGTGTATTTCTGAAATGCTTCCTTATTGTCAGTCTGGGACCAGGATCGTAAAAACCATCCGGTTGTCCATGGACATAGTGGATGTATTGATGGAAAAGTTTCCGAATCTCAAGGTTATACACTTACTGAGAGATCCACGAGGTATGATAGTGTCCAGGATGAGAACAATTACTCAGCTTCATCTAAAACAAATGGACATGTCTCTATCGGCGCGTGCTGTGTGTGATAGGTATAACCGAGATATAAGAATAGGACAATCTTTGGAAGTCAAATACCCCAACAGAATAAAAACCGTGCTGTATGAACAGATAGTGGAGAAACCACTGGAAACCTCCCTTCGgatatttaaatttttgggTCAGCAGCCGAATAGCAATTTCAAGTCATGGATGAGTGAGCACATTTCAGGAGACAATAACTCGTCCAACCCACTCGATACTCACAATCACGCATACAGTACCTTTCGCACCAATTCGTCAGCTACTGCGAACGCTTGGAGGTCACGTCTGAAATTCGAAAATGTCGTAAAGATTGACAATGAGTGTTCTCAGCTGTATGATTACACAGGTTACCTGGCTGTTAACAGTTCAACTCATTTGACAAATCTAAAAAATTCTCTTAGAAAGAAGAATGCAGAGTTTCCATAA